In one Musa acuminata AAA Group cultivar baxijiao chromosome BXJ2-5, Cavendish_Baxijiao_AAA, whole genome shotgun sequence genomic region, the following are encoded:
- the LOC135611869 gene encoding uncharacterized protein At2g39795, mitochondrial-like, which produces MSWIAASLLRRSLRVPISSAPFLRRGRPPWITSSLLADSSPLSSLCRAAGPQGLKPASSFLSLRFASSKVSGDENLKRVIDSEIQCERESDTHGQEVDVPEDLPFEIVDNPGDQAVFLKREFAGENIQVTVLMNFDEHNDLEESDEDDDDDERNENSMEPTLSLVVSIDKGEGSFLEFCCNLNSDELEIESMVMKKRDDVDGQSAYQGPKFSDLDENLQQALHGYLEARGIKRSLFDVLHKYMLNKDDREHLGWLKNIKGLIA; this is translated from the exons ATGTCGTGGATTGCCGCTTCCCTCCTCCGCCGGTCCCTCCGCGTCCCCATCTCTTCCGCTCCCTTCCTTCGCCGCGGCCGTCCCCCCTGGATCACTTCCTCGCTCCTCGCTGATTCCTCCCCACTCTCTTCTCTGTGCCGCGCGGCAGGGCCGCAGGGCCTTAAGCCggcttcctcttttctctctcttcgcTTCGCTTCGTCTAAGGTATCCGGCGATGAGAACCTCAAGCGGGTGATCGATTCTGAGATCCAGTGCGAGCGGGAGTCTGACACCCACGGCCAG GAAGTTGATGTACCAGAAGACTTGCCTTTTGAAATTGTTGATAATCCTGGTGATCAAGCAGtcttcctcaaaagagaatttgcTGGTGAGAACATCCAAGTCACTGTGTTGATGAATTTTGATGAGCACAATGACTTAGAGGAGAGTGACGAGGACGATGATGACGACGAGAGAAATGAGAATTCTATGGAGCCAACCCTATCTTTGGTtgtatcaattgataaaggagaggGTTCTTTTTTGGAGTTCTGTTGCAACCTCAATTCTGATGAACTTGAAATTGAGAGCATGGTCATGAAGAAACGTGATGATGTTGATGGCCAAAGTGCATATCAAGGCCCCAAATTTTC GGATTTGGATGAGAACTTGCAGCAGGCCTTGCACGGGTACCTTGAAGCTAGAGGTATCAAGAGATCCCTGTTTGATGTTTTGCACAAATACATGTTGAATAAAGATGACAGGGAGCACTTGGGATGGTTGAAGAACATCAAAGGATTAATAGCTTAG